In Anaerolineales bacterium, a genomic segment contains:
- a CDS encoding ATP-dependent RecD-like DNA helicase: protein MSAETLEGVIERITYYSEESGYTVLRLKPNTPLPGSTNREGLATVVGVFAPLNEGEVVRFTGVWAMHSQYGKQFKAERADPILPTSIEGLRRYLGSGAIRGVGSRTAQAIIDHFGMDALNILNANPQRIFEVPSIGEARATLIAQAWSENFQQRDIMLFLQGYGIGARLAKKIFETYGDQTPAQVKHNPYQLARDVQGIGFKIADRIARSMGMSIDSPERIEAGIVYALETLMGDGHVYAPRPVVSEKVIDLLELPAVARATSSTAPEDDDLSYEPLDGDAFDPDVHILEPSKAIAARIETAIESLKDRTDIVIQHVPDEANGGTVEALYLRGMLISERNTAKRLHEMVQWKTTRLPKVKTFGWTKFFSILERQDKITLTLQQQGAVEAALTNKISILTGGPGTGKTTTLRAVIRALETMKANYELASPTGRASKRLSEATGRPARTIHRLLGFTPGETFEMDGEPLNTDMLIIDEASMLDLVLFYNVLKALSPDTHLMLVGDVDQLPSVGAGDVLRDLIKGGIAHLTRLDTIFRQADDSLIIANAHSINHGRMPNLDNQAADFFMFGAETPDAAGDLVVDVVTQRIPNRFDFDPIEDIQVLAPMYRGSVGIQVLNERLQAALNPPGRNAEKKIGGAIFRVGDKVMQTKNNYEKDVYNGDIGRLYSIDPPREMLTVVFDGRPVEYHVSETDELLHAFAVSVHRSQGSEYPVVVMPIMPQHFIMLQRNLLYTAVTRAKKLVVLVGAKKSVWTAIQNDKVAKRYSALAYRLNGMMR from the coding sequence ATGAGTGCAGAAACCCTCGAAGGGGTCATTGAACGGATCACCTATTACAGCGAGGAGTCAGGTTATACCGTCCTCCGTCTGAAACCAAACACGCCGCTGCCGGGAAGCACAAACCGCGAGGGGCTGGCAACTGTCGTAGGCGTGTTTGCCCCGTTGAACGAAGGCGAGGTCGTCCGCTTTACGGGCGTTTGGGCAATGCACTCCCAATATGGTAAACAGTTCAAGGCGGAACGGGCTGACCCGATTTTGCCCACCTCTATCGAAGGGCTGCGGCGCTACTTGGGCAGCGGGGCGATTCGCGGGGTTGGCTCGCGGACGGCGCAGGCGATCATTGATCATTTCGGGATGGACGCGCTGAATATCCTCAACGCGAACCCGCAGCGCATCTTTGAAGTGCCATCCATTGGGGAAGCACGGGCGACATTGATTGCCCAAGCGTGGTCAGAAAATTTCCAACAGCGCGATATTATGCTCTTTTTACAGGGCTATGGAATCGGGGCGCGGCTGGCGAAGAAAATCTTTGAAACCTATGGTGACCAGACGCCCGCGCAGGTGAAACATAACCCCTATCAACTCGCCCGTGATGTGCAAGGGATTGGCTTCAAAATTGCCGATAGGATTGCCCGCAGCATGGGCATGAGCATCGATTCCCCCGAACGGATTGAGGCGGGGATTGTCTATGCCCTTGAAACACTCATGGGCGATGGGCATGTCTATGCTCCGCGTCCCGTTGTCAGCGAAAAAGTGATTGACCTTTTGGAACTTCCTGCCGTTGCCCGCGCCACCAGCAGCACCGCCCCTGAAGATGATGATCTCAGTTACGAGCCGCTGGATGGCGATGCCTTTGATCCTGATGTCCATATCCTTGAGCCGTCCAAAGCGATTGCCGCCCGGATTGAGACGGCGATTGAATCGCTGAAAGACCGCACCGATATTGTCATTCAACATGTGCCAGATGAAGCCAACGGCGGCACGGTAGAGGCACTCTATTTGCGGGGAATGTTGATCAGCGAGCGGAACACGGCGAAGCGTCTACACGAGATGGTGCAGTGGAAAACAACGCGCCTGCCCAAAGTAAAAACATTTGGCTGGACGAAGTTTTTCAGCATTTTGGAGCGCCAAGACAAAATTACCCTTACTCTTCAGCAGCAAGGGGCAGTGGAAGCCGCGCTGACGAATAAGATCAGTATTCTGACGGGCGGTCCCGGCACGGGCAAAACAACGACTCTGCGGGCGGTGATCCGCGCCCTTGAGACGATGAAGGCAAACTACGAGCTTGCCAGCCCAACGGGGCGTGCCTCAAAGCGCCTGAGCGAGGCAACTGGACGCCCGGCGCGAACGATTCACCGCCTGTTGGGATTCACCCCCGGCGAGACGTTCGAGATGGATGGCGAACCGCTGAACACGGACATGCTGATCATTGACGAGGCGTCGATGCTTGATCTCGTCCTGTTTTACAACGTCCTGAAGGCGCTTTCTCCCGATACGCACCTTATGTTAGTGGGGGATGTCGATCAGTTACCAAGCGTTGGGGCGGGCGATGTTCTGCGCGATCTGATTAAGGGTGGGATCGCCCATCTGACGCGCCTTGATACGATCTTCCGCCAAGCCGATGACAGCCTGATCATCGCTAACGCCCACAGCATCAATCACGGGAGAATGCCGAATCTCGATAATCAGGCGGCGGATTTCTTCATGTTTGGGGCAGAAACGCCCGATGCTGCTGGTGATCTCGTTGTCGATGTCGTCACCCAACGGATTCCCAACCGCTTTGATTTTGATCCTATAGAGGATATACAAGTGCTTGCCCCCATGTACCGAGGGAGTGTGGGGATTCAAGTTCTGAACGAACGGCTGCAAGCGGCGCTGAACCCTCCCGGACGGAACGCCGAGAAAAAGATCGGCGGGGCGATCTTCCGCGTGGGGGATAAGGTGATGCAAACGAAAAACAACTATGAGAAGGATGTCTATAACGGGGATATTGGGCGTTTATACAGCATCGATCCCCCCCGCGAGATGCTGACCGTCGTCTTTGATGGGCGCCCTGTCGAATACCACGTCAGCGAGACGGATGAACTGTTGCACGCCTTTGCCGTCAGCGTCCACCGCAGTCAGGGGTCGGAATACCCTGTCGTAGTGATGCCGATCATGCCGCAGCATTTCATCATGTTGCAGCGGAACTTGCTCTACACAGCGGTGACACGGGCAAAAAAGCTGGTGGTGTTGGTGGGGGCAAAAAAATCGGTTTGGACGGCAATTCAGAATGACAAGGTGGCAAAACGGTACAGCGCGTTGGCATACCGACTAAATGGGATGATGCGCTAG
- a CDS encoding ABC transporter ATP-binding protein, with translation MARSEFTVKGAYRYDTRSATRWIASHVARYRLFFALTICLMIGSYTLYTGAQSLIGYAVAAAYEPNPLEAIGQIALLILILLVADGLCALFSSLSVETIAQRLEVDAREELYRSLLGKSQTFHNRQRVGDIMARATDDVVQLNGMMNPGVSIAMETVLGVVIPLIFIASMKPALLAIPLLFVVVYVISVYRYTERLDPVLRRQREQYGKINTDLEEVISGIEVVKASAQEGYELRKFRKGTRLFRDLFVRQGYMEARYLPVLLFSITFALCFLHALSFYQRGQMTIPEIISFMGIVGVLRWPTFASIFTITLVRSGVAGARRIIEIITTETELDENQGGHTATIEGAIEFRNVTFLHDNTRALEKVNLSLAAGQTVAIVGATGSGKSTLTSLINRTYDTTYGEVLIDGINVKAWNLDSLRSQISKIEQDVFLFSRTVAENIAYGMPSATQEQIEQAAKEAQAHDFIMGFKDGYKTMIGERGVTLSGGQRQRVALARAFLSNPRILILDDSTSAIDSATEDDIQKAIQRAGVGRTTLLITHRLSQIRWADRIVVIEAGRVVAQGSHEELLRRSPDYRRIFARYEIDLPPLEVAEGAMA, from the coding sequence TTGGCTCGCAGCGAGTTCACCGTCAAGGGGGCATACCGTTACGACACGCGCAGCGCTACACGCTGGATTGCATCTCATGTAGCCCGCTATAGACTCTTTTTTGCCCTGACCATTTGTTTAATGATTGGCTCGTACACCCTCTATACTGGGGCGCAATCTCTCATTGGGTATGCGGTGGCTGCCGCCTATGAACCCAACCCCTTAGAGGCAATTGGGCAAATTGCCTTGTTGATCCTCATTTTGTTGGTGGCGGATGGACTCTGCGCCCTCTTTTCGTCGCTTTCGGTAGAAACGATTGCCCAACGTTTGGAGGTAGACGCCCGCGAAGAACTTTACCGGAGTTTGCTGGGCAAAAGCCAAACCTTCCACAACCGTCAGCGGGTGGGAGACATCATGGCGCGGGCAACGGACGATGTCGTACAACTTAACGGGATGATGAACCCCGGTGTCTCCATTGCCATGGAAACTGTCCTCGGCGTTGTGATTCCCTTGATCTTCATTGCCTCCATGAAGCCGGCGCTCTTGGCAATTCCGTTGCTCTTTGTCGTCGTCTATGTTATTTCGGTCTACCGCTATACCGAACGCCTTGATCCTGTCCTTCGCCGCCAGCGTGAACAGTACGGCAAAATCAACACCGATCTAGAGGAAGTGATCTCTGGGATTGAGGTGGTCAAGGCATCTGCGCAAGAGGGTTACGAACTGCGCAAGTTCCGCAAAGGGACGCGGCTGTTCCGCGATTTGTTTGTGCGGCAGGGCTATATGGAAGCGCGTTACCTGCCTGTTTTGCTCTTTTCGATTACCTTTGCCTTGTGCTTCCTCCACGCGCTCAGTTTCTACCAGCGCGGGCAAATGACCATCCCTGAGATTATTTCCTTTATGGGGATCGTTGGCGTCTTGCGTTGGCCCACCTTTGCCTCAATCTTCACGATCACGCTTGTTCGCAGCGGGGTTGCTGGAGCGCGGCGTATCATTGAGATCATCACCACCGAGACAGAACTTGATGAGAATCAGGGCGGTCATACAGCGACTATCGAGGGCGCAATTGAGTTTCGCAATGTCACCTTCCTCCACGACAACACCCGCGCCCTTGAAAAGGTGAACCTCTCGCTTGCGGCGGGGCAGACGGTTGCCATTGTGGGGGCAACGGGATCAGGCAAAAGCACCCTGACGAGCCTGATCAACCGCACCTATGACACCACCTATGGGGAAGTCCTCATTGACGGAATCAACGTCAAAGCATGGAACTTGGACTCGCTGCGCTCCCAAATTTCCAAGATTGAACAAGACGTGTTTCTGTTTAGCCGGACAGTTGCCGAGAACATCGCCTATGGAATGCCCAGCGCCACCCAAGAGCAGATTGAGCAGGCGGCAAAAGAGGCACAGGCACATGACTTTATCATGGGCTTCAAGGACGGCTATAAAACGATGATCGGTGAGCGCGGCGTAACGCTTTCCGGCGGGCAGCGGCAGCGTGTGGCGTTAGCACGCGCCTTTCTGAGCAACCCGCGCATTTTGATCCTAGACGACTCGACCAGCGCTATTGATAGCGCCACCGAAGACGATATTCAAAAAGCGATCCAGCGGGCGGGCGTGGGGCGGACGACGCTCCTCATCACACACCGCCTTTCCCAAATTCGTTGGGCGGATCGGATCGTCGTCATTGAGGCGGGGCGTGTGGTGGCACAGGGCAGCCATGAGGAACTTTTGCGCCGTTCGCCCGATTACCGCCGTATCTTCGCCCGTTACGAGATCGATTTGCCGCCATTGGAGGTGGCAGAAGGGGCTATGGCATGA
- a CDS encoding TfoX/Sxy family protein produces the protein MSSLKTKLTAAPLSSLMNIGAKTEQMLKDIGIMTADDLREIGAVNAYLRLVAMGYPKHLMILYALEGAVKGVNLLFLTAEEKAALQQAVTPLAAPKKAPKKMKKG, from the coding sequence ATGAGTTCGCTCAAAACGAAGCTCACCGCTGCCCCACTGAGCAGCCTGATGAACATTGGGGCAAAGACCGAACAAATGTTGAAAGATATTGGGATCATGACGGCGGACGATCTGCGCGAGATCGGCGCAGTGAATGCCTACTTACGGCTGGTGGCGATGGGCTATCCCAAGCATCTCATGATTCTCTACGCGCTTGAGGGGGCGGTGAAGGGGGTAAATCTGCTTTTTCTGACGGCAGAAGAAAAAGCAGCCCTCCAGCAAGCCGTGACCCCCTTAGCCGCGCCGAAAAAAGCGCCAAAGAAGATGAAAAAAGGCTAA